From the genome of Sulfitobacter sp. DSM 110093, one region includes:
- a CDS encoding YaeQ family protein encodes MAQNATIYKVELSVSDMDRHYYETHKLTIAKHPSETDERLMLRLAAFALNAHEHLEMTKGLSTDDEPDIWQKSLSGELDVWITLGLPSEKVLRQSCNKAAKVVVYPYGGRTAEVWWDKIKNSTTRFDNLEVVNLPEADTKALANLANRAMKLQVMIQDGEVTVNLEEALVTLTLDRWKSAA; translated from the coding sequence ATGGCGCAGAATGCCACCATCTACAAAGTCGAGCTGTCGGTCTCTGACATGGACCGCCACTATTACGAGACCCACAAGCTGACCATCGCCAAACATCCTTCGGAAACGGATGAGCGGCTGATGCTGCGTCTTGCGGCCTTTGCCCTGAACGCCCATGAGCATTTGGAAATGACAAAAGGTCTGTCGACCGACGATGAGCCGGACATCTGGCAGAAAAGCCTAAGTGGGGAGTTGGATGTTTGGATCACGCTGGGTCTGCCAAGCGAGAAGGTCTTGCGCCAGTCCTGCAACAAAGCGGCCAAGGTGGTGGTCTACCCCTATGGCGGCCGAACGGCTGAGGTTTGGTGGGATAAGATCAAAAATAGCACCACGCGTTTTGACAATCTCGAAGTGGTCAACCTGCCCGAGGCCGACACAAAGGCGCTGGCCAATCTGGCAAACCGCGCGATGAAGCTTCAGGTGATGATCCAAGACGGCGAGGTGACGGTCAATCTGGAAGAGGCGCTGGTCACCCTAACGCTTGATCGATGGAAAAGTGCCGCCTGA
- a CDS encoding lytic transglycosylase domain-containing protein produces MFTERHGLNADFFARLIWQESRFDPNALSHANARGIAQFIPSTAALRGLADPYNPADALEHSAQYLAEMARRYGNEGLAAIGYNGGERRVEGFMEGRDLADETIAYVPIITGLDAETWRDAPPENPDFRLSQTQAFLPACYGMGKARRLTPLKLPEPPLKPWGAQIAFGKSKAQAQAAFARRLRSCAAPLSGEKPDYIKVKHRASRQKGFVMARIGRNSRAAADRLCASVRASGCPCAVYANN; encoded by the coding sequence GTGTTCACTGAACGTCACGGGCTTAACGCCGATTTTTTTGCCCGGCTGATCTGGCAAGAAAGCCGCTTTGACCCCAATGCGCTGAGCCACGCCAATGCCCGTGGCATCGCGCAGTTCATCCCCTCGACCGCCGCGTTGCGCGGGCTGGCCGATCCCTACAACCCCGCCGATGCGCTGGAGCATTCCGCGCAGTATCTGGCCGAAATGGCGCGCCGCTATGGGAACGAAGGGCTGGCGGCGATTGGCTACAACGGGGGCGAACGGCGGGTTGAAGGATTTATGGAAGGCCGCGATTTGGCCGATGAAACAATCGCTTACGTGCCGATCATCACCGGGTTGGATGCAGAAACATGGCGCGATGCACCGCCCGAAAACCCCGATTTTCGCCTATCCCAAACCCAAGCATTCTTGCCCGCCTGTTATGGCATGGGCAAAGCCCGTCGACTGACCCCGCTTAAATTGCCCGAACCTCCGTTAAAACCGTGGGGTGCGCAGATCGCTTTTGGCAAATCCAAAGCCCAAGCACAGGCGGCTTTTGCGCGGCGCCTTCGCAGTTGCGCAGCACCTTTGTCGGGTGAGAAGCCAGATTATATCAAAGTCAAACACCGGGCGAGCAGGCAAAAGGGGTTCGTTATGGCCCGGATTGGTCGCAACAGCCGCGCAGCCGCCGACAGGCTTTGTGCATCCGTCCGGGCCTCGGGCTGCCCCTGCGCCGTCTACGCTAACAATTAA
- a CDS encoding TRAP transporter large permease subunit: MDIFLQSAVLVVTLLVLLGLGIWVGVALMASGVVIFLMFTSTPVDAILGTTMWAHSASWTLTALPLFIWMGEILYRTRLAEDLFSGLAPWVGRLPGGLAHVNVVGCGIFAAVSGSSAATTATVGRISLPELKSRGYADRLAIGSLAGSGTLGLLIPPSIVMIVYGVAAQVSVNRLFIAGVVPGLMLMALFSGYIAIWAKMNPDGVPDPEPRMPLGERLRRLRMLLPVVGLIIGVIGSIYAGVATATEAAAIGVAGALIIAAFGRSLNAETFVASLLGATRTSAMIGLILLGAAFLTSAMSFSGLPGQLAELISASGLSAAGLIAVLTVFFVLLGCFLDGISIVVLTTSVVMPAVAAVGIDPVWFGIYLIIVVEMAQITPPLGFNLFVIQSLTGKSIFEITRMIIPYFMILVLAVILLTAFPGIATWLVEQTI, translated from the coding sequence ATGGATATTTTTCTGCAATCGGCCGTTCTGGTCGTGACCTTGCTTGTGCTTTTGGGCTTGGGCATCTGGGTTGGCGTGGCGCTGATGGCTTCGGGCGTCGTGATCTTCTTGATGTTCACCTCTACGCCGGTCGATGCGATCCTCGGGACCACCATGTGGGCGCATTCCGCCAGCTGGACATTGACGGCGCTGCCGCTGTTCATCTGGATGGGCGAAATTCTATATCGTACACGTCTGGCCGAAGACCTGTTTTCTGGTCTGGCCCCTTGGGTCGGGCGGCTGCCCGGCGGCTTGGCGCATGTCAACGTCGTGGGCTGCGGGATCTTTGCCGCTGTTTCGGGGTCTTCGGCTGCCACCACCGCCACCGTTGGCCGGATTTCCCTGCCCGAGCTGAAATCGCGCGGCTATGCCGACCGGCTTGCCATCGGCTCCTTGGCTGGATCGGGCACGCTTGGCCTGTTGATCCCGCCGTCGATCGTGATGATCGTCTATGGCGTCGCGGCCCAAGTTTCCGTGAACCGCTTGTTCATTGCGGGCGTGGTGCCGGGGCTGATGCTCATGGCGCTGTTTTCGGGCTATATCGCGATCTGGGCTAAGATGAACCCCGATGGCGTGCCAGACCCCGAACCCCGCATGCCCTTGGGTGAGCGCCTGCGCCGCCTGCGGATGTTGCTGCCGGTGGTGGGCTTGATCATCGGGGTCATCGGCTCGATCTATGCCGGTGTGGCCACCGCAACCGAGGCCGCCGCCATCGGCGTGGCCGGGGCGCTGATCATCGCGGCTTTTGGCCGGTCGTTGAACGCCGAGACCTTCGTCGCCTCGCTTCTGGGGGCCACCCGCACCTCTGCGATGATCGGACTGATCCTGCTTGGCGCGGCCTTTCTCACCTCCGCGATGAGCTTTTCGGGCTTGCCCGGGCAACTGGCCGAACTCATTTCCGCCAGCGGGCTGAGCGCTGCGGGTTTGATCGCCGTGCTGACCGTGTTCTTCGTGCTCCTTGGTTGTTTCCTCGACGGGATCTCCATCGTTGTGCTCACGACTTCGGTTGTGATGCCCGCCGTGGCTGCCGTGGGCATCGATCCGGTGTGGTTTGGGATCTATCTGATCATCGTCGTCGAAATGGCGCAGATCACGCCGCCGCTGGGGTTCAATCTGTTTGTGATCCAGAGCCTGACTGGTAAATCGATCTTTGAGATTACCCGCATGATCATCCCCTATTTCATGATCTTGGTGCTGGCCGTGATCCTGCTGACGGCATTTCCCGGCATCGCGACGTGGCTTGTGGAACAAACGATTTAA
- a CDS encoding DUF4286 family protein, giving the protein MSNIRTTDQAQLFVWSDIDPDHEADFNQWYDREHMEERVRIPGFTGARRYRAVSGSARRYLALYRASNLADFTSEAYRKAFTKQTQWSITNFGRMSNTRRRVMQVAQEGGFGWGGALVLIELVPDAMDRDAVADVLGKLMAEEGVLRVHHMIPDETLSTPLPSENTEGRVLAPCIAVDVTSEPIAEATLRQLTEKLGGAVREAETFRLMWSLDAQDLPALED; this is encoded by the coding sequence ATGAGCAATATCCGTACGACCGATCAGGCCCAGCTTTTCGTCTGGAGCGATATCGACCCCGATCACGAGGCAGATTTCAACCAGTGGTATGACCGGGAGCATATGGAAGAGCGCGTTCGCATTCCGGGCTTCACCGGCGCGCGGCGCTATCGTGCGGTATCGGGCTCGGCACGGCGCTACCTCGCACTTTACCGCGCCAGCAACCTTGCCGATTTCACCTCGGAAGCCTACCGCAAAGCCTTTACCAAACAGACCCAATGGTCGATCACCAACTTCGGGCGCATGTCCAACACCCGCCGTCGGGTGATGCAGGTCGCGCAAGAGGGCGGCTTTGGCTGGGGCGGCGCGCTGGTGCTGATCGAACTGGTGCCAGATGCCATGGATCGCGACGCCGTCGCCGACGTGCTTGGTAAATTGATGGCCGAAGAGGGTGTGCTGCGGGTGCATCACATGATCCCCGACGAAACCCTTTCGACCCCGCTGCCGTCTGAAAACACCGAAGGGCGCGTTCTAGCCCCTTGCATCGCGGTGGATGTGACGTCAGAGCCGATCGCCGAAGCGACCCTGCGCCAACTGACCGAAAAACTGGGCGGCGCGGTGCGCGAGGCCGAAACTTTCCGCCTGATGTGGTCGCTGGACGCGCAAGACCTGCCCGCATTGGAAGACTGA
- a CDS encoding amidase family protein has protein sequence MTHTPQSLLDAARARAAAPDFTRTFDDPVEGEGPLSGLNVAVKDLFDVQGQVTHAGSLVRKATAPATKDAAAVARLRSAGAGLIGHANMTEFAYSGLGLNPHYGTPLTPLKEGCIAGGSTSGGASAVARGVADIALGTDTGGSARIPAAFCGLFGFKATAQTISREGAVPLSHSLDSVGVLTREVGLLRPVLNVLRDQPLAASAAPRAVIVPENFGMDELDPEVAEAFEAALAALRASGVSVRRQSYDFFEDYRALPVWQFSAVESRAHHGGHFDKAREALDPRVASRMARADGVTTIEFARTLAAREALIACAARLFGDTPVALPSVAIMPPKLDALREDTTYDRINLLALRNTSFANVIDGCSVSLPITSHPGAGLMLTAPAGRDGMLINMAEILQGAL, from the coding sequence ATGACACACACCCCTCAATCCCTCCTCGACGCGGCCCGCGCCCGCGCTGCCGCGCCCGATTTCACCCGGACCTTCGATGATCCGGTGGAAGGCGAAGGGCCGCTGTCCGGGCTGAACGTGGCGGTCAAAGACCTGTTCGACGTGCAAGGCCAAGTCACCCACGCGGGGTCGCTGGTCCGCAAAGCCACAGCGCCCGCCACCAAGGATGCCGCAGCGGTCGCGCGGCTGCGCAGCGCGGGCGCAGGGCTGATCGGCCACGCCAATATGACCGAGTTTGCCTATTCCGGCCTCGGCCTGAACCCACATTACGGCACCCCCCTCACCCCCTTGAAAGAAGGCTGTATCGCGGGCGGCTCGACCTCGGGCGGGGCCTCGGCCGTGGCGCGCGGCGTGGCTGACATCGCGCTTGGCACAGACACTGGCGGCTCTGCGCGTATTCCTGCAGCCTTTTGCGGGCTGTTCGGTTTCAAGGCCACAGCACAGACGATCTCACGCGAGGGGGCGGTGCCGCTTTCCCATTCGCTTGATAGTGTCGGCGTGCTGACCCGAGAAGTCGGCCTGCTGCGCCCGGTTTTAAACGTGCTACGCGACCAACCGCTCGCCGCGTCTGCCGCGCCGCGTGCCGTCATCGTGCCGGAAAATTTCGGCATGGACGAATTGGACCCCGAGGTTGCCGAGGCCTTTGAGGCCGCCCTTGCAGCACTTCGTGCCTCAGGCGTTTCCGTTCGGCGTCAGAGCTATGACTTTTTCGAAGACTATCGCGCCCTGCCCGTTTGGCAGTTCTCGGCGGTGGAATCCCGCGCCCATCACGGGGGGCATTTCGACAAAGCCCGCGAGGCGCTTGACCCGCGTGTGGCATCGCGCATGGCGCGGGCAGATGGCGTTACCACGATCGAATTTGCCCGTACATTGGCCGCGCGTGAAGCATTGATTGCCTGCGCCGCGCGTTTGTTCGGCGACACGCCCGTGGCCCTGCCAAGCGTCGCCATCATGCCACCAAAGCTTGATGCCCTGCGCGAGGATACCACCTATGACCGCATCAACCTGCTAGCGCTGCGCAACACCAGCTTTGCCAATGTGATCGACGGCTGTTCGGTGAGCCTACCGATCACCAGCCACCCCGGCGCGGGCTTGATGCTGACCGCCCCTGCGGGCCGGGATGGAATGCTGATTAACATGGCCGAAATCTTGCAGGGTGCGCTGTGA
- a CDS encoding carboxymuconolactone decarboxylase family protein yields MNFPSHDQDSAPEASKPLLAESQKAFGRLPGLHKVLAESPQAYEGYQVLHKLFTETDFDAEELTVVWQSINVENECHYCVPAHTGIAKMMKVSDEISDALRNETALPTPKLEALRTFTVKMVRSRGNVTDAEMKTFFDAGYSHRAVLDVILGMAQKIISNYVNHVAETPVDEVFQPLAWSRGDNKLDV; encoded by the coding sequence ATGAACTTCCCCTCTCACGATCAAGATAGCGCGCCCGAAGCCTCCAAACCGCTGCTGGCGGAATCGCAAAAAGCCTTTGGTCGTCTGCCCGGCCTTCACAAGGTGCTGGCAGAAAGCCCGCAGGCCTATGAAGGCTATCAGGTGCTGCACAAGCTTTTCACAGAGACCGATTTCGACGCCGAAGAGCTGACCGTTGTCTGGCAGTCGATCAACGTAGAAAACGAGTGCCACTACTGCGTGCCCGCCCACACCGGCATCGCCAAGATGATGAAAGTCTCGGACGAAATCAGCGACGCGCTGCGCAATGAAACCGCGCTGCCGACGCCGAAACTCGAAGCATTGCGGACCTTTACCGTGAAAATGGTGCGCAGCCGCGGCAATGTGACCGATGCCGAGATGAAGACGTTTTTTGACGCAGGCTATAGCCACCGCGCGGTGCTGGATGTGATCCTTGGCATGGCGCAGAAAATCATTTCGAACTACGTCAACCACGTGGCCGAAACACCCGTGGACGAAGTTTTCCAACCGCTGGCATGGAGCCGCGGCGACAACAAGCTCGACGTATAA
- the arsH gene encoding arsenical resistance protein ArsH → MTDTPNLEDDHFNPIDDTRLLPSERAAHGPRILLLYGSLRPRSFSRLMTEEAARILNRLGAETRTFNPTGLPLPDDATAEHPKVQELRDLVQWSEGMVWCSPERHGAMTGVMKTQVDWIPLSLGGVRPTQGKTLAVMQVSGGSQSFNAVNQLRILGRWMRLLTIPNQSSTPKAFLEFDEDDRMKPSPFYDRVVDVMEELVKFTQLTRDNKDYLLDRYSERKESAAELSKRVNQKAI, encoded by the coding sequence GTGACCGACACGCCGAACCTCGAAGATGACCACTTCAACCCGATCGACGATACCCGCCTGCTCCCGTCCGAGCGCGCCGCCCACGGCCCGCGCATTCTGCTGCTCTACGGCTCGCTCCGCCCGCGGTCTTTCAGCCGTCTGATGACCGAAGAAGCCGCCCGCATTCTTAACCGCCTCGGGGCCGAGACGCGGACCTTCAACCCCACGGGGCTACCGCTGCCCGACGATGCGACGGCTGAACATCCCAAGGTGCAGGAACTGCGCGATCTGGTGCAATGGTCCGAAGGCATGGTCTGGTGTTCCCCCGAACGTCACGGGGCGATGACGGGCGTCATGAAAACCCAAGTTGACTGGATTCCCCTGTCGCTGGGCGGGGTGCGCCCGACCCAAGGCAAAACGCTGGCCGTGATGCAGGTCAGCGGCGGCTCGCAGAGTTTTAACGCCGTAAACCAGCTGCGCATCTTGGGCCGTTGGATGCGGCTGCTGACCATTCCCAACCAATCCTCAACCCCCAAAGCCTTTTTGGAGTTTGACGAGGATGACCGGATGAAACCCTCGCCCTTCTATGACCGGGTGGTCGATGTGATGGAGGAGTTAGTGAAGTTCACGCAGCTGACACGCGACAACAAAGATTACCTGCTCGACCGTTATAGCGAGCGCAAAGAAAGCGCCGCAGAGCTTTCCAAACGGGTGAATCAAAAGGCGATCTGA
- a CDS encoding metalloregulator ArsR/SmtB family transcription factor yields MDKQNALDAFAALGQSTRLDVLRLLIKAGGKGMSAGEIGVVLDVRQNTMSANLSVLTRAGLIRSIREGRSIRYFADMEGLRALLGFLLEDCCGGRPELCQPLLDELTCC; encoded by the coding sequence ATGGATAAACAAAACGCTCTCGATGCCTTCGCCGCCCTTGGCCAATCCACCCGGCTTGATGTCCTTCGCCTGCTGATCAAGGCGGGCGGAAAGGGGATGTCAGCGGGCGAGATCGGTGTTGTGCTTGATGTGCGGCAAAACACCATGTCGGCCAATCTATCGGTCCTGACTCGCGCGGGGCTGATCCGCAGCATCCGTGAGGGGCGCAGCATCCGCTATTTCGCCGATATGGAGGGGCTGCGTGCCCTGTTGGGCTTCTTGCTGGAGGATTGCTGCGGCGGACGGCCCGAGCTTTGCCAACCCCTGCTGGATGAGCTGACCTGCTGCTAA
- a CDS encoding TRAP transporter small permease, with the protein MMLTRHLFNFCGALAALSLLGIAVLILSQIGLRLMGSQIPSADDFAAWGLSASIFLALPATLIRGDHIRVTSLRQLMPERLGHIADILAAAFAAVMMGWVAWAIFGYVHESWTYNEVSQGVVAVPLWWPQSAMVLGSVLFALAFAERTLRLILGLPVESDDTNEQGRGE; encoded by the coding sequence ATGATGCTGACCCGCCATCTCTTCAACTTTTGCGGAGCCTTGGCCGCGCTGTCCTTGCTGGGGATCGCGGTCTTGATCCTGTCGCAGATTGGCCTGCGCCTGATGGGAAGCCAAATCCCGTCAGCCGATGATTTCGCGGCATGGGGGCTGAGTGCGTCGATCTTCCTCGCGCTGCCAGCCACGCTGATACGGGGCGATCATATTCGCGTCACATCGTTGCGGCAGTTGATGCCGGAACGTCTGGGTCATATCGCCGATATTCTGGCGGCCGCCTTTGCCGCCGTGATGATGGGCTGGGTCGCTTGGGCGATCTTTGGCTATGTCCACGAAAGCTGGACCTACAATGAAGTCAGCCAAGGTGTGGTGGCCGTCCCCCTGTGGTGGCCGCAATCCGCGATGGTGCTGGGGTCGGTGCTGTTTGCACTGGCCTTTGCCGAGCGCACCCTGCGCCTGATCCTCGGGCTGCCAGTCGAAAGCGACGATACAAACGAACAAGGCCGGGGCGAATAA
- a CDS encoding TRAP transporter substrate-binding protein: MKHLLIGTAIAALTAGLAHAETWKMSADAPDGNYLTQNIRAFADDVARLSDGALEIDVVSNSVLLKRPELKRGVQRGIVPIGEVLISALGNEDAVYSADAVPLLATTFDEARALWDASRPIYEEKLAEDGLVLLFAAPWPPQGVYMNQEVTDAASFEGVKFRAYNPSTARLAELLGAVPATIATSEISQAFSTGVINGMITSPSTGVDSQAWDFVSHYYDVQAFLPKNMVIVNKGAYDGLSDEVKTALQEAAELAETRGFEMAEEATGEATNTMADNGMNVLPTPEGLAADFETIAATMRAEWLEQAGEEGQKIVDAMN; the protein is encoded by the coding sequence ATGAAACACCTTCTCATCGGAACCGCGATCGCGGCCCTGACAGCCGGTCTTGCCCATGCCGAAACGTGGAAAATGTCGGCCGATGCGCCCGACGGCAACTATCTGACCCAGAACATCCGCGCCTTCGCTGATGACGTGGCCCGCCTGTCGGATGGCGCGCTGGAAATCGACGTTGTGTCGAACTCGGTCCTGCTCAAGCGCCCCGAACTGAAGCGCGGCGTGCAGCGCGGCATCGTTCCCATCGGCGAAGTCCTGATCTCGGCGCTTGGCAACGAAGACGCGGTTTACTCTGCCGATGCCGTGCCGCTTTTGGCGACCACATTTGACGAGGCCCGCGCGCTTTGGGACGCCTCCCGCCCGATCTACGAAGAAAAGCTGGCCGAAGATGGACTGGTGCTGTTGTTTGCCGCCCCCTGGCCGCCGCAGGGCGTCTACATGAACCAGGAAGTCACCGACGCCGCTTCCTTCGAGGGTGTCAAATTCCGCGCCTACAACCCCTCGACCGCGCGTCTGGCCGAGCTTTTGGGCGCCGTTCCCGCCACCATCGCCACTTCCGAGATCAGCCAAGCCTTCTCGACCGGGGTCATCAACGGCATGATCACTTCGCCCTCGACGGGTGTCGACAGCCAAGCATGGGACTTCGTGTCGCATTACTATGACGTTCAGGCCTTCCTGCCCAAGAACATGGTGATCGTGAACAAAGGCGCCTACGACGGCCTGTCTGACGAGGTGAAAACCGCGCTGCAAGAAGCGGCTGAACTGGCGGAAACCCGTGGCTTTGAAATGGCCGAGGAAGCCACTGGCGAAGCAACCAACACGATGGCCGACAATGGCATGAACGTCCTGCCGACCCCCGAAGGGCTGGCCGCCGACTTTGAAACCATCGCCGCGACGATGCGCGCAGAATGGCTGGAACAGGCTGGCGAAGAAGGTCAGAAAATCGTCGACGCGATGAACTGA
- the arsB gene encoding ACR3 family arsenite efflux transporter yields MTDTAHPAPAGLGAFERWLSLWVALAIGAGLLLGNFFPGVFGALAALEVASVNLPVAVLIWAMVYPMMVGVDFGTLRQVGDKPKGLVVTLVVNWLIKPFTMAALGVLFFNYVFAGLIPPDDAQAYLAGVILLGAAPCTAMVFVWSNLTRGDATYTLVQVSLNDVVMVFAFAPIVAFLLGMTDITVPWDTLLISVGLYVMLPLLAGYLTRERLVAKGGEAAVDAFKARVQPFAIMGLLLTVVLLFGFQGEVILDRPLVIALIAVPLLLQSYGIFFIAYGAARAWGIPYNVAAPCALIGTSNFFELAVAVAISLFGLGSGAALATVVGVLVEVPVMLSLVAFANRTQHWFPAPEAK; encoded by the coding sequence ATGACCGATACCGCACATCCCGCACCCGCTGGCCTCGGGGCTTTTGAACGCTGGCTCTCGCTCTGGGTGGCGCTGGCCATCGGCGCGGGGCTTTTGCTTGGCAATTTCTTTCCCGGTGTCTTTGGCGCGTTGGCGGCATTGGAGGTCGCCTCGGTCAACTTGCCCGTGGCGGTGTTGATCTGGGCCATGGTCTATCCAATGATGGTCGGCGTCGATTTCGGCACGTTGCGGCAGGTGGGCGACAAGCCCAAAGGGCTGGTGGTAACGCTGGTGGTCAACTGGCTGATCAAACCCTTCACCATGGCCGCGCTTGGGGTGCTGTTCTTCAACTACGTCTTTGCTGGCTTGATCCCGCCGGATGATGCGCAGGCCTATCTGGCGGGGGTGATCCTGCTGGGGGCCGCGCCCTGTACCGCGATGGTTTTTGTCTGGTCCAACCTCACGCGCGGCGATGCCACTTATACGCTGGTGCAGGTCAGTTTGAACGACGTGGTCATGGTCTTTGCCTTTGCGCCCATCGTGGCTTTTCTCTTGGGGATGACCGACATCACCGTGCCTTGGGACACGCTGCTGATCTCGGTCGGGCTTTATGTCATGTTACCGCTGCTGGCGGGTTACCTTACGCGCGAGCGGCTGGTGGCCAAGGGGGGAGAGGCGGCAGTCGACGCCTTTAAGGCCCGCGTGCAACCCTTTGCGATCATGGGGCTTTTACTCACCGTGGTGCTGCTCTTTGGCTTTCAGGGCGAGGTGATCCTTGACCGTCCGCTCGTCATCGCGCTGATCGCCGTGCCGCTGCTGCTGCAATCCTACGGCATCTTCTTCATCGCCTATGGCGCCGCGCGGGCTTGGGGCATTCCCTATAACGTGGCCGCCCCCTGCGCGCTGATCGGCACGTCGAACTTCTTTGAACTGGCGGTTGCCGTGGCGATCAGCCTTTTTGGGCTGGGGTCGGGTGCTGCCTTGGCCACCGTGGTGGGTGTACTGGTCGAAGTGCCGGTCATGCTTTCGCTCGTTGCCTTTGCCAACCGCACGCAGCACTGGTTCCCCGCCCCAGAAGCCAAATGA
- a CDS encoding TetR/AcrR family transcriptional regulator, giving the protein MPRKPNHDRNELIARARDLFWRQGWAGTSLKDLEAVLKMKPGSFYAAFGSKEALFEIALDKYAEDGAGRLARLVQAHGPMEALKRYPELAICRKDAPAKACMLSKTLLELQAHGHPLAKRASAHLMRMEEQFAALFAQMQSTGEIAADHDPKSLARRYQSDLLGLRVSAEREGIDAHAIAQEIADSLTRL; this is encoded by the coding sequence ATGCCCCGCAAACCCAACCATGACCGGAATGAACTCATCGCCCGCGCGCGTGATCTGTTTTGGCGACAGGGCTGGGCGGGCACGTCGCTTAAGGATCTCGAAGCGGTGCTGAAAATGAAGCCCGGCAGTTTCTACGCGGCTTTCGGATCGAAAGAGGCGCTGTTTGAAATTGCGCTGGACAAATATGCCGAAGACGGGGCCGGGCGGTTAGCGCGATTGGTGCAAGCACATGGCCCGATGGAGGCGCTGAAACGTTATCCCGAACTGGCAATCTGCCGAAAGGACGCGCCGGCCAAAGCCTGTATGCTGTCGAAAACGCTGCTGGAATTACAGGCGCATGGGCATCCATTGGCAAAACGGGCCAGCGCCCACCTTATGAGGATGGAGGAGCAATTTGCGGCGCTTTTTGCTCAGATGCAGAGCACTGGCGAAATAGCGGCGGATCACGATCCAAAATCGCTCGCCCGGCGCTACCAAAGTGACCTATTGGGCCTGCGCGTTTCGGCCGAGCGGGAGGGGATCGATGCCCATGCCATCGCCCAAGAGATCGCGGACAGCCTGACCCGGCTATAG
- a CDS encoding LysR family transcriptional regulator has translation MNTRFLETFVTVANLGSFRAAAEQLNVSQATVSSRISSLETDLQVDLFDREFHATRITVAGAMILDKAQDMLATERSLRNTLSDPTTAVGRVRLGLVSSVVHTWLCDLIEEVARCYPRLELELTVEPTPNIAAAFERGALDMLLTTDDRHDQTCVCADLPPLAMGWFGPEGMRDEKLSLADVVTSPLITFTRNSRPHANVLALFSDRGLRPSIVHCITSMAAIARLTQRGLGIATLPLACDLAGPGIYELDVDAQLPPLPLYCIWRRSSDVATYKAIADLARACAERHQRQT, from the coding sequence GTGAACACGCGTTTTTTGGAAACTTTCGTCACGGTCGCCAATTTGGGAAGTTTCCGTGCGGCCGCAGAACAGTTGAATGTCAGCCAAGCAACGGTGTCCAGCCGCATCTCGTCGCTTGAGACGGATCTGCAAGTAGACCTGTTTGACCGTGAGTTCCATGCCACTCGGATCACGGTGGCCGGGGCGATGATCCTCGACAAAGCGCAGGACATGCTGGCGACAGAACGCAGTTTGCGAAACACCCTGTCTGATCCCACCACCGCCGTGGGGCGGGTACGTTTGGGGCTGGTGTCTTCGGTTGTGCACACTTGGCTTTGTGACCTGATCGAAGAGGTGGCGCGCTGCTATCCCCGGCTAGAACTTGAACTGACGGTCGAGCCCACGCCGAACATCGCCGCGGCCTTTGAACGCGGCGCTTTGGATATGTTGCTGACGACAGATGACCGCCACGATCAAACCTGTGTCTGCGCCGACTTGCCGCCGCTGGCCATGGGATGGTTCGGCCCCGAGGGGATGCGCGACGAGAAACTGTCCCTTGCGGATGTCGTCACCAGCCCGCTGATCACCTTTACCCGCAATTCACGCCCGCACGCCAATGTTCTTGCGCTTTTCAGCGATCGCGGCCTGCGGCCTTCGATCGTGCATTGCATTACATCAATGGCTGCGATTGCGCGGTTGACGCAGCGCGGGCTGGGCATCGCGACCCTGCCTCTGGCCTGCGATTTGGCCGGGCCGGGAATCTATGAGCTTGATGTCGATGCGCAGCTGCCGCCGCTCCCCCTCTATTGCATCTGGCGGCGCAGTTCCGACGTTGCCACCTACAAGGCAATTGCCGATCTTGCGCGGGCCTGTGCAGAGCGCCATCAGCGGCAGACCTGA